In Mustela lutreola isolate mMusLut2 chromosome 1, mMusLut2.pri, whole genome shotgun sequence, one genomic interval encodes:
- the CHST1 gene encoding carbohydrate sulfotransferase 1, translating into MQCSWKAVLLLALASIAIQYTAIRTFTAKSFHTCPGLAEAGLAERLCEEGPTFAYNLSRKTHILILATTRSGSSFVGQLFNQHLDVFYLFEPLYHVQNTLIPRFTQGKSPADRRVMLGASRDLLRSLYDCDLYFLENYIKPPPVNHTTDRIFRRGASRVLCSRPVCDPPGSPDLVLEEGDCVRKCGLLNLTVAAEACRERSHVAIKTVRVPEVNDLRALVEDPRLNLKVIQLVRDPRGILASRSETFRDTYRLWRLWYGTGRKPYNLDVTQLTTVCEDFSNSVSTGLMRPPWLKGKYMLVRYEDLARNPMKKTEEIYGFLGIPLDSHVARWIQNNTRGDPTLGKHKYGTVRNSAATAEKWRFRLSYDIVAFAQNACQRVLAQLGYKMAMSEEELKNPSVSLVEERDFRPFS; encoded by the coding sequence ATGCAATGTTCCTGGAAGGCCGTCCTCCTCCTTGCCCTGGCCTCAATCGCCATTCAGTACACGGCCATCCGCACCTTCACCGCCAAGTCCTTCCACACCTGCCCCGGGCTGGCGGAGGCGGGGCTGGCCGAGCGGCTGTGCGAGGAGGGCCCCACCTTCGCCTACAACCTCTCCCGCAAGACCCACATCCTCATCCTGGCCACCACGCGCAGCGGCTCCTCCTTCGTGGGCCAGCTCTTCAACCAGCACCTGGACGTCTTCTACCTGTTCGAGCCCCTCTACCACGTCCAGAACACGCTCATCCCCCGCTTCACCCAGGGCAAGAGCCCCGCGGACCGGCGCGTCATGCTGGGCGCCAGCCGCGACCTCCTGAGGAGCCTCTATGACTGTGACCTCTACTTCCTGGAGAACTACATCAAGCCGCCGCCCGTCAACCACACCACCGACAGGATCTTCCGCCGCGGGGCCAGCAGGGTGCTGTGCTCCCGCCCCGTGTGCGACCCCCCCGGGTCCCCCGACCTGGTGCTGGAGGAGGGGGACTGCGTGCGCAAGTGCGGCCTGTTGAACTTGACCGTGGCCGCCGAGGCCTGTCGTGAGCGCAGCCACGTGGCCATCAAGACAGTGCGGGTGCCCGAGGTGAACGACCTTCGGGCCCTGGTTGAAGACCCCCGGTTAAACCTCAAGGTCATCCAGCTGGTCCGAGACCCGCGTGGCATCCTGGCCTCCCGCAGCGAGACGTTCCGCGACACTTACCGCCTCTGGCGGCTCTGGTATGGCACGGGGAGGAAGCCCTACAACCTGGATGTGACGCAGCTGACCACGGTGTGCGAGGACTTCTCCAACTCCGTGTCCACTGGCCTCATGCGGCCCCCGTGGCTCAAGGGCAAGTACATGTTGGTGCGCTACGAGGACCTGGCCAGGAACCCCATGAAGAAGACCGAGGAGATCTACGGTTTCCTGGGGATCCCCCTGGACAGCCATGTGGCCCGCTGGATCCAGAATAACACGCGGGGCGACCCCACCTTGGGCAAGCACAAATATGGCACCGTCCGAAACTCGGCGGCCACGGCCGAGAAGTGGCGCTTCCGCCTCTCCTACGACATTGTGGCCTTTGCCCAGAACGCCTGCCAGCGGGTGCTGGCGCAGTTGGGCTACAAGATGGCCATGTCGGAGGAGGAGCTCAAGAACCCCTCCGTCAGTCTGGTGGAGGAGCGGGACTTCCGCCCTTTCTCGTGA